One Streptomyces sp. NBC_01237 genomic region harbors:
- a CDS encoding LacI family DNA-binding transcriptional regulator translates to MSGPSPDSLRAARPTLEAVAARAGVSRATASRVVNGGAGVRQPLVDQVRKAVEELGYIPNHAARTLVTRRNGAVAVIIDEPEFRIFSDPFFSRQIRGISRELNLHDAQLVLLLVEGSGDFDRVTRYLAGGHVDGVLAFSLHTDDELPAIIRRFHVPTVYGGRPGAGSGPAVPYVDCDNRGGAREAVRHLVSLGRRRIAHIAGPRDQTSALDRIDGYLDVLPDGDPGLIVDADFTAEGGARAMTELLERHPDLDAVFVSNDLMASGALRVLRENGRQVPEDVALVGFDDMTSVAEATQPPLTTVRQDVEGMGRLMVRLLMERLNGASGDGVESVITPTELIHRASA, encoded by the coding sequence TTGTCCGGTCCGAGCCCCGATTCCCTGCGTGCCGCCCGGCCCACCCTGGAGGCGGTGGCGGCCCGTGCGGGAGTCTCCCGGGCGACGGCCTCCCGGGTCGTCAACGGTGGCGCCGGGGTGCGGCAGCCGCTGGTGGATCAGGTACGCAAGGCCGTCGAGGAGCTCGGCTACATACCGAACCACGCCGCGCGGACGCTGGTCACCCGGCGCAACGGGGCGGTCGCGGTGATCATCGACGAGCCCGAGTTCCGCATCTTCTCCGATCCGTTCTTCTCCCGGCAGATTCGCGGCATCAGCCGCGAACTGAATCTGCACGACGCCCAGCTGGTTCTCCTCCTCGTGGAGGGCAGCGGTGACTTCGACCGGGTCACGCGCTATCTCGCCGGTGGCCACGTCGATGGCGTGCTGGCGTTCTCGCTGCACACCGACGACGAACTGCCCGCGATCATCCGCCGGTTCCATGTCCCCACGGTGTACGGCGGCCGCCCCGGGGCGGGTTCCGGACCGGCGGTGCCCTATGTCGACTGCGACAACCGGGGCGGTGCGCGCGAGGCCGTGCGCCATCTGGTCTCGCTCGGCCGACGGCGGATCGCACACATCGCAGGACCGCGCGACCAGACCTCGGCGCTGGACCGCATCGACGGTTACCTCGATGTACTGCCCGACGGCGATCCCGGCCTGATCGTGGACGCCGACTTCACCGCCGAGGGCGGCGCACGGGCCATGACGGAACTGCTGGAGCGCCACCCCGATCTGGACGCCGTCTTCGTCTCCAACGACCTGATGGCCTCGGGGGCCCTGCGGGTGCTGCGGGAGAACGGCAGGCAGGTGCCCGAGGACGTGGCTCTGGTGGGCTTCGACGACATGACGTCCGTCGCGGAGGCCACACAGCCGCCCCTGACGACGGTGCGTCAGGATGTCGAGGGTATGGGCAGGTTGATGGTGCGGCTGCTGATGGAGCGGCTGAACGGCGCCTCGGGCGACGGGGTCGAGTCCGTGATCACCCCGACCGAGCTGATCCACCGCGCCTCGGCCTGA
- a CDS encoding M1 family metallopeptidase, with amino-acid sequence MHRRLIVPSALAATLVLAIPASAAEGTVGAPGIGDPYYPASGNGGYDVSHYDLRLKYQPATDLLEGTATLVATPTQQLSRFNLDFALAVSEVRVNGKKARFTKTGEQELEITPSAALTKGRPVSVVVRYAGKPSEVKVNGWTAWARTPDGGVAAQEPDSAVWWFPSNDHPLDKATYDVSVSVPDGTQAISNGVLQSQSSKLGWTRFNWRSNKPQATYLTTLAVGKFDITTDKTADGLPVLNAYSKDLGDNDGAARASIERTGEVAEWLTEVFGPYPFNALGGYVPNVTSGFALETQTRPFYSPKQFANGANVSVVVHELAHQWYGDSVSVEGWKDIWINEGFARYSQWLWSEKEGEGTAQELADYTYAQHPADDSFWTVKPGDPGPDNQFAGAVYDRGALALQALRNKVGDETFFELLKGWPAEHAHGNASVGDFVRYAERVSGKPLAAFFDTWLYQPSRPKSPAADASAGARTQAPAAREAARRAAREVASPERPASWKKIAATNTIHDHR; translated from the coding sequence GTGCACCGCAGACTCATCGTCCCCAGCGCACTCGCGGCCACCCTCGTGCTGGCGATCCCGGCATCGGCCGCCGAAGGCACCGTGGGCGCCCCGGGTATCGGCGACCCCTACTACCCGGCCAGCGGAAACGGTGGCTACGACGTGTCCCACTACGACCTGCGGCTGAAGTATCAGCCCGCGACCGATCTGCTGGAGGGCACGGCGACGCTGGTCGCCACCCCCACGCAGCAGTTGTCCCGCTTCAACCTCGACTTCGCACTCGCCGTCTCCGAGGTACGGGTGAACGGCAAGAAGGCGCGCTTCACGAAGACCGGGGAGCAGGAGCTGGAGATCACCCCGTCGGCCGCCCTCACCAAGGGCAGGCCGGTCTCGGTCGTCGTCCGCTACGCCGGAAAGCCCTCCGAGGTGAAGGTCAACGGCTGGACCGCCTGGGCCCGTACCCCGGACGGCGGCGTCGCCGCGCAGGAGCCGGACTCGGCGGTGTGGTGGTTCCCGAGCAACGACCACCCGTTGGACAAGGCGACGTACGACGTGTCGGTTTCCGTGCCGGACGGCACCCAGGCGATCAGCAACGGGGTCCTCCAGTCGCAGAGCTCGAAGCTCGGCTGGACCCGCTTCAACTGGCGTTCGAACAAGCCGCAGGCGACCTATCTGACGACGCTCGCGGTCGGCAAGTTCGACATCACGACGGACAAGACGGCGGACGGTCTGCCGGTCCTGAACGCGTACAGCAAGGACCTCGGCGACAACGACGGTGCCGCGCGCGCCAGCATCGAGCGCACGGGCGAGGTCGCCGAGTGGCTGACCGAGGTGTTCGGGCCGTATCCGTTCAACGCGCTCGGCGGCTACGTCCCCAATGTGACCAGCGGATTCGCCCTGGAGACCCAGACCCGCCCGTTCTACAGCCCGAAGCAGTTCGCGAACGGCGCCAATGTGTCGGTCGTCGTGCATGAGCTGGCGCACCAGTGGTACGGCGACAGCGTGTCGGTCGAGGGCTGGAAGGACATCTGGATCAACGAGGGCTTCGCCCGCTACAGCCAGTGGCTGTGGTCGGAGAAGGAGGGCGAGGGCACGGCGCAGGAGCTGGCCGACTACACCTACGCCCAGCACCCGGCCGACGACAGCTTCTGGACCGTGAAGCCGGGCGACCCGGGCCCGGACAACCAGTTCGCCGGGGCCGTCTACGACCGGGGTGCGCTGGCGCTCCAGGCACTGCGCAACAAGGTCGGCGACGAGACGTTCTTCGAACTGCTGAAGGGCTGGCCGGCCGAGCACGCCCACGGCAACGCGAGCGTGGGCGACTTCGTACGGTACGCGGAGCGGGTCTCGGGCAAGCCGCTCGCCGCCTTCTTCGACACCTGGCTGTACCAGCCGTCACGGCCCAAGTCCCCGGCGGCCGACGCCTCCGCGGGCGCACGGACCCAGGCACCGGCCGCGCGGGAGGCCGCGCGCAGGGCCGCCCGTGAGGTGGCGAGCCCGGAGCGGCCCGCCTCCTGGAAGAAGATCGCGGCGACGAACACCATCCACGACCACCGCTGA
- a CDS encoding M14 family metallopeptidase — MTPRIARALRILTRRPAPMPGDGRRTSAPGLPRRRTALRQVALAASVAALAVPFATVPAEAAHPPPRTGFELSDGARWTGQPEERSFLAAVDRGSDRVSIDRIGTTEQGRPLQLVRIGGHRPTANTMLLICSQHGNEPSGREACLSTVRDLAFAEDRATRAFLSRTTVLVLPTANPDGRAANTRGNSDGVDINRDHIALRTAEGRAMAAVIRDQRPDVIYDLHEYGATPPYYDKDLFVLWPRNLNVDDGVHDASQTLSDRYVRTAATAAGYSSGLYGIWTDPVTGDPIKQTAGDGQERILRNTSGIKHAVGLLIESRVDALSDAEKADHPLNQRRRVQSQQAALDGLFAFTGEQRGRIEAATTASRLAGFSDRGPIHLGGADNDPAEPDEVLQDPPCGYRLDAAQYADVKDELALHGVTSRRDGDGAYVPLRQSARDLVPLLLDERATYHLTNGQADTAC, encoded by the coding sequence ATGACCCCTCGCATCGCCCGAGCTCTCCGCATCCTCACCCGTCGCCCGGCCCCCATGCCGGGCGACGGGCGACGGACGAGCGCACCGGGGCTCCCACGCCGTCGCACGGCCCTGCGCCAAGTGGCGCTGGCGGCCTCGGTCGCCGCACTCGCCGTACCGTTCGCCACCGTCCCCGCCGAGGCCGCGCACCCGCCGCCCCGCACCGGCTTCGAGCTCAGCGACGGGGCCCGCTGGACCGGGCAGCCGGAGGAGCGGTCCTTCCTCGCCGCCGTCGACCGGGGCAGCGACCGGGTCTCCATCGACCGGATCGGCACGACCGAGCAGGGCCGGCCGCTCCAGCTCGTCCGCATCGGTGGTCACCGCCCCACGGCGAACACGATGCTGCTGATCTGCAGTCAGCACGGCAATGAACCCTCCGGCCGCGAGGCGTGTCTGTCCACGGTCCGCGATCTCGCCTTCGCCGAGGACCGCGCGACCCGTGCCTTCCTGTCCCGCACGACGGTGCTGGTCCTGCCGACGGCCAACCCCGACGGGCGCGCCGCCAACACCCGGGGCAACTCGGACGGCGTCGACATCAACCGCGACCACATCGCCCTGCGGACCGCCGAGGGCCGCGCCATGGCCGCGGTGATCCGTGACCAACGGCCCGACGTCATCTACGACTTGCACGAGTACGGTGCGACGCCTCCGTACTACGACAAGGACCTCTTCGTCCTGTGGCCGCGCAACCTCAATGTCGACGACGGGGTGCACGACGCCTCGCAGACCCTCTCCGACCGCTATGTCAGGACGGCGGCCACGGCGGCCGGGTACAGCAGCGGTCTGTACGGCATCTGGACGGACCCGGTCACCGGTGACCCCATCAAGCAGACGGCGGGCGACGGCCAGGAGCGCATCCTGCGCAACACCTCGGGCATCAAGCACGCGGTCGGCCTCCTCATCGAGTCCCGGGTCGACGCGCTCTCCGACGCGGAGAAGGCCGACCACCCGCTCAACCAGCGGCGCCGGGTCCAGTCGCAGCAGGCGGCGCTCGACGGTCTGTTCGCCTTCACCGGTGAACAGCGCGGCCGGATCGAGGCCGCCACCACCGCCTCGCGCCTCGCGGGGTTCAGCGACCGCGGTCCCATCCACCTCGGCGGGGCGGACAACGACCCGGCGGAGCCGGACGAGGTGCTTCAGGATCCGCCGTGCGGCTACCGGCTCGACGCCGCCCAGTACGCCGATGTCAAGGACGAACTGGCCCTGCACGGTGTCACCTCCCGGCGCGACGGTGACGGAGCGTACGTACCCCTGCGTCAGTCGGCGCGGGACCTGGTTCCCCTGCTGCTGGACGAGCGGGCGACATATCACCTCACAAACGGTCAAGCCGATACCGCTTGTTGA
- a CDS encoding BCCT family transporter, producing MSQDDERTGGRGDLSVTADLPAESPHGRRPTTDRVVFGVTAVLTLAFVLWGSIATDSLERVSSRLLNGLIHNGGWAFMLAASGFVVFALWLAISRYGKISLGQEGEKPEFRTVSWVAMMFSAGMGIGLMFYGVSEPLAHFIDPPPGTHPADAAEAMQTAMATTLFHWTLHPWAIYAVVGLAIAYSTYRRRRRQTISAVFEPLIGERHAHGGVGRFIDILAIFATLFGSAASLGLGALQIGSGFHELNWKEKTGTGLLVTIIAVLTVAFVASAVSGVEKGIQWLSNTNMVLALVLVVFVFIAGPTIIVLDLLPTSLAAYFGDLAQLAGRTEATGKGEVATWLGDWTVFYWAWWISWTPFVGMFIARISRGRTIRQFIGGVILVPSTVSLVWFAVFGGSAIKLQEAGKLNDANTPEAQLFGVLQEFPIATAMSVLVMVLVGIFFVSGADAASIVMGTLSQKGVLEPAKWVVIFWGVVTGAVAAVMLLIGDGKGDALAGLQNLTILVAAPFTIVMIGMCVSLMRDLRQDPMIVRQEFGVEAVESAVIEGHAKYDGDFEIRIGPGTTQITTDRRHTSGPTD from the coding sequence GTGTCGCAGGACGATGAGAGAACGGGTGGGCGGGGAGATCTGTCGGTCACGGCGGACCTCCCCGCCGAGTCGCCCCACGGCAGGCGCCCCACGACCGACCGGGTGGTGTTCGGTGTCACGGCGGTCCTCACCCTCGCTTTTGTGCTCTGGGGTTCGATCGCCACCGACTCGCTGGAAAGGGTGTCCAGCCGACTGCTCAACGGGCTGATCCACAACGGTGGTTGGGCCTTCATGCTCGCGGCCTCCGGCTTCGTGGTCTTCGCGCTGTGGCTCGCCATCAGCCGCTACGGGAAGATCTCGCTGGGCCAGGAGGGCGAGAAGCCCGAATTCCGTACGGTCTCCTGGGTCGCGATGATGTTCAGCGCCGGGATGGGCATCGGTCTGATGTTCTACGGAGTGAGTGAGCCGCTGGCCCACTTCATCGATCCGCCGCCGGGCACCCACCCCGCCGACGCGGCCGAGGCCATGCAGACGGCCATGGCCACCACCCTCTTCCACTGGACGCTGCACCCCTGGGCGATCTACGCGGTCGTCGGGCTGGCCATCGCGTACAGCACCTACCGGCGGCGCAGGCGGCAGACGATCAGCGCGGTCTTCGAGCCGCTGATCGGCGAACGGCACGCCCACGGAGGCGTCGGCCGGTTCATCGACATCCTCGCGATCTTCGCGACCCTCTTCGGCTCGGCCGCCTCCCTGGGCCTGGGCGCCCTCCAGATCGGCAGTGGATTTCACGAGCTGAACTGGAAGGAGAAGACCGGCACGGGACTGCTGGTCACCATCATCGCGGTCCTGACCGTCGCCTTCGTCGCCTCCGCCGTGTCCGGCGTGGAAAAGGGCATTCAGTGGCTGTCCAACACCAATATGGTGCTCGCCCTGGTCCTGGTCGTGTTCGTCTTCATCGCCGGTCCCACCATCATCGTGCTGGACCTGCTGCCCACCTCGCTGGCCGCGTACTTCGGCGACCTCGCACAGCTCGCCGGACGCACCGAGGCGACCGGCAAGGGTGAGGTGGCCACCTGGCTCGGCGACTGGACGGTCTTCTACTGGGCCTGGTGGATCTCCTGGACGCCCTTCGTCGGCATGTTCATCGCCCGGATCAGCCGCGGCCGGACGATCCGGCAGTTCATCGGCGGCGTCATCCTGGTGCCCAGCACCGTCAGCCTGGTCTGGTTCGCGGTGTTCGGAGGCTCGGCCATCAAGCTCCAGGAGGCCGGGAAGCTCAACGACGCCAACACTCCGGAGGCCCAGCTCTTCGGTGTCCTCCAGGAATTCCCGATCGCCACCGCGATGAGCGTCCTGGTCATGGTCCTCGTCGGCATCTTCTTCGTCTCCGGCGCGGACGCCGCCTCCATCGTGATGGGCACGCTCTCCCAGAAGGGCGTTCTCGAACCGGCCAAGTGGGTCGTGATCTTCTGGGGCGTCGTCACCGGCGCCGTCGCCGCGGTCATGCTGCTCATCGGCGACGGCAAGGGCGATGCGCTGGCCGGGCTCCAGAACCTCACCATCCTGGTGGCCGCGCCGTTCACCATCGTGATGATCGGGATGTGTGTGTCCCTGATGCGGGACCTGCGGCAGGACCCGATGATCGTCCGGCAGGAGTTCGGGGTCGAAGCGGTCGAGTCCGCCGTGATCGAGGGCCACGCCAAGTACGACGGGGACTTCGAGATCCGGATCGGTCCGGGGACCACCCAGATCACCACGGACCGGCGCCACACGTCCGGCCCCACCGACTGA
- a CDS encoding ABC-F family ATP-binding cassette domain-containing protein yields the protein MTATLVAKDLAAGHGDRTLFAGLDLVVAPGDVIGLVGVNGAGKSSLLRLFAGLDRPEEGELKLSPPTATVGHLPQEPERRPGETVREFLARRTGVADAQRAMDAATQGLVDGAPGADDAYSDTLERWLALGGADLDERAEETAADLGLTIGLDLPMTALSGGQAARAGLASLLLSRYDIFLLDEPTNDLDLDGLERLERFVAGLRAGTVVISHDREFLLRTVTKVLELDLAQQQINLYGGGYEAYLEERETARRHAREGYEEYAGKRSALEARGHMQRSWMDKGVKNARRKATDGDKLGRNARSEASEKQAAKARQTQRMIERLDVVDEPRKEWELRMEIATAPRSGSVVATLRDAQVVRGDFTFGPASLQIDWADRVAITGANGAGKSTLLAALLGRLPLDSGYATLGSGVVVGEVDQARKLFLGAESLLEAFCAAVPDTEPAEVRTLLAKFGLRADHVMRPATTLSPGERTRSALALLQGRGVNLLVLDEPTNHLDLPAIEQLESALESYTGTLLLVTHDRRMLEAVRTTRRVEVADGGVREL from the coding sequence ATGACTGCCACTCTCGTCGCCAAGGACCTCGCCGCCGGACACGGCGACCGCACGCTCTTCGCCGGGCTCGACCTCGTGGTCGCACCCGGTGATGTGATCGGTCTCGTCGGAGTCAACGGCGCCGGTAAATCGTCCCTCCTCCGGCTGTTCGCCGGGCTCGACCGGCCGGAGGAGGGGGAGCTGAAGCTCTCCCCGCCCACCGCCACGGTCGGGCACCTCCCGCAGGAACCCGAGCGGCGCCCGGGGGAGACCGTGCGGGAGTTCCTGGCCCGCCGTACGGGGGTCGCCGACGCCCAGAGAGCGATGGACGCCGCGACGCAGGGCCTGGTCGACGGGGCGCCGGGCGCGGACGACGCGTACTCCGACACCCTGGAGCGCTGGCTCGCCCTCGGCGGGGCCGACCTGGACGAGCGGGCCGAGGAGACCGCCGCCGACCTGGGACTGACCATCGGCCTCGATCTCCCGATGACGGCACTCTCCGGCGGCCAGGCGGCCCGCGCCGGACTCGCCTCGCTCCTCCTGTCCCGCTACGACATCTTCCTGCTCGACGAGCCCACCAACGATCTCGACCTGGACGGTCTGGAACGCCTCGAACGCTTCGTGGCCGGACTGCGCGCGGGTACGGTCGTCATCAGCCACGACCGCGAGTTCCTGCTGCGTACGGTCACCAAGGTCCTCGAACTCGACCTCGCCCAGCAGCAGATCAACCTGTACGGCGGTGGCTACGAGGCATACTTGGAGGAGCGCGAGACGGCCCGCAGGCACGCCCGCGAGGGATACGAGGAGTACGCCGGCAAGCGGTCCGCCCTCGAAGCTCGCGGCCACATGCAGCGTTCCTGGATGGACAAGGGTGTCAAGAACGCCCGGCGCAAGGCCACCGACGGCGACAAGCTCGGCCGCAACGCGCGCAGCGAGGCGAGCGAGAAGCAGGCGGCGAAGGCCCGGCAGACGCAGCGCATGATCGAGCGGCTCGATGTCGTCGACGAGCCGCGCAAGGAGTGGGAGCTGCGGATGGAGATCGCCACCGCACCCCGCTCCGGATCGGTCGTCGCCACCCTGCGCGACGCACAGGTCGTGCGCGGCGACTTCACGTTCGGCCCGGCATCACTCCAGATCGACTGGGCGGACCGGGTCGCCATCACCGGGGCCAACGGCGCCGGCAAGTCCACCCTCCTCGCCGCCCTCCTGGGCCGGCTGCCGCTGGATTCCGGGTACGCCACGCTCGGCTCGGGAGTGGTGGTCGGTGAGGTCGACCAGGCACGGAAGCTGTTCCTCGGCGCGGAGTCGCTGCTGGAGGCGTTCTGCGCGGCGGTCCCCGACACCGAGCCGGCCGAGGTCCGCACCCTGCTCGCCAAGTTCGGCCTGCGCGCGGACCATGTGATGCGCCCGGCGACGACCCTGTCCCCGGGCGAACGCACCCGGTCGGCCCTCGCCCTCCTCCAGGGCCGGGGCGTCAATCTCCTGGTCCTCGACGAGCCGACGAACCACCTGGACCTGCCCGCGATCGAGCAGCTGGAGTCGGCGCTGGAGTCGTACACCGGCACGCTGCTGCTGGTCACGCACGACCGGCGGATGCTGGAAGCGGTGCGGACGACCCGGCGGGTCGAGGTGGCCGACGGCGGCGTCAGGGAACTCTGA
- a CDS encoding Tex family protein, translated as MTTSIEGRIAEELGVRERQVKAAVELLDGGSTVPFIARYRKEATEMLDDAQLRTLEERLRYLRELEERRTSILDSVREQGKLDEALEARIRAADTKARLEDIYLPFKPKRRTKAQIAREAGLEPLADGLLGDPSVDPLVSAAAFVDADKGVTDPAAALEGARSILTERFSEDADLTGELRERMWSRGRLAAKVRDGKEEAGAKFADYFAFSEPFTALPSHRILAMLRGEKEDVLDLVLEPEEPSEADRPGASAYENMIARRFGVADRGRPGDKWLGDTVRWAWRTRILVHLGIDVRLRLRTAAEDEAVRVFASNLRDLLLAAPAGTRATLGLDPGFRTGVKVAVVDATGKVVATDVIHPHVPANKWDRSLAQLERLAKAHDVDLIAIGNGTASRETDKLAGELIDKHPELKLTKVMVSEAGASVYSASAFASQELPDMDVSLRGAVSIARRLQDPLAELVKIDPKSIGVGQYQHDLSEVKLSRSLDAVVEDCVNGVGVDVNTASAPLLSRVSGISSGLAENIVAHRDGNGPFRSRKALKDVARLGPKAYEQCAGFLRIRDGDDPLDGSSVHPEAYPVVRRMVRTTGGEVASLIGNATALKSLRAADFVDDTFGLPTVTDILKELEKPGRDPRPAFRTATFKEGVEKLGDLSPGMVLEGVVTNVAAFGAFVDIGVHQDGLVHVSALSKTFVKDPRDVVKPGDIVKVKVMDVDIPRKRISLTLRLDDEDRPAAGAGSGQSGQGGGRGGRPPKQRQGQAQGQQQAGGQAARGERGRDGQGGRDRRGGGGAPRGGGGAARGGTGAPAPANSAMADALRRAGLTDPQQGGRKR; from the coding sequence GTGACGACGTCCATCGAAGGCAGGATCGCCGAGGAGCTCGGCGTACGTGAGCGCCAGGTGAAGGCGGCCGTCGAGCTGCTCGACGGCGGGTCGACCGTGCCGTTCATCGCGCGCTACCGCAAGGAAGCGACCGAGATGCTCGACGACGCGCAGTTGCGCACGTTGGAGGAGCGGCTGCGGTATCTGCGGGAGCTGGAGGAGCGGCGCACGTCGATCCTCGACTCCGTACGTGAGCAGGGCAAGCTCGACGAGGCGCTGGAGGCGCGGATCCGGGCCGCCGACACCAAGGCGCGTCTTGAGGACATCTATCTGCCGTTCAAGCCGAAGCGCCGCACGAAGGCACAGATCGCCCGGGAGGCGGGGCTCGAACCGCTGGCGGACGGACTGCTCGGCGACCCGTCGGTGGACCCGCTCGTGTCCGCCGCCGCGTTCGTCGACGCCGACAAGGGGGTCACGGACCCGGCGGCGGCACTGGAGGGCGCCCGCTCCATCCTCACCGAGCGCTTCTCCGAGGACGCCGATCTGACCGGTGAGCTGCGCGAGCGCATGTGGTCGCGCGGGCGGCTCGCGGCGAAGGTCCGGGACGGCAAGGAGGAGGCGGGCGCGAAGTTCGCCGACTACTTCGCCTTCTCGGAGCCGTTCACCGCGCTGCCCTCGCACCGGATCCTCGCGATGCTGCGGGGCGAGAAGGAGGACGTGCTCGACCTGGTCCTGGAACCCGAGGAGCCCTCGGAGGCGGACCGGCCCGGTGCGTCCGCCTACGAGAACATGATCGCCCGCCGCTTCGGCGTCGCCGACCGCGGCCGCCCCGGCGACAAGTGGCTCGGTGACACGGTGCGCTGGGCGTGGCGGACCCGGATCCTGGTGCACCTCGGCATCGATGTGCGGCTGCGGCTGCGTACGGCGGCGGAGGACGAGGCGGTACGCGTCTTCGCGTCGAACCTGCGCGATCTGCTGCTCGCCGCCCCGGCCGGGACGCGGGCCACGCTGGGGCTCGACCCCGGTTTCCGTACGGGGGTCAAGGTCGCCGTGGTCGACGCGACCGGCAAGGTCGTGGCCACCGACGTCATCCACCCGCATGTCCCGGCCAACAAGTGGGACCGGTCGCTGGCGCAGCTGGAGCGGCTGGCGAAGGCGCACGACGTCGATCTGATCGCGATCGGCAACGGCACGGCGTCCCGCGAGACGGACAAGCTCGCCGGTGAACTCATCGACAAGCACCCGGAGTTGAAGCTCACCAAGGTGATGGTGTCGGAGGCGGGTGCCTCCGTCTACTCCGCTTCGGCGTTCGCCTCGCAGGAACTGCCCGACATGGACGTGTCGTTGCGCGGCGCCGTCTCGATCGCACGGCGACTGCAGGACCCGCTGGCCGAGCTGGTGAAGATCGACCCGAAGTCGATCGGGGTCGGCCAGTACCAGCACGACCTGTCCGAGGTGAAGCTGTCGCGTTCGCTGGACGCGGTGGTCGAGGACTGTGTGAACGGTGTCGGAGTCGACGTCAACACCGCCTCGGCGCCCCTGCTTTCGCGGGTCTCGGGGATCAGCTCCGGGCTCGCCGAGAACATCGTCGCGCACCGGGACGGCAACGGCCCCTTCCGGTCCCGCAAGGCGCTCAAGGACGTGGCGCGGCTCGGCCCGAAGGCGTACGAGCAGTGTGCGGGCTTCCTCCGGATCCGTGACGGCGACGACCCGCTGGACGGGTCGAGCGTGCACCCCGAGGCGTACCCCGTGGTGCGGCGGATGGTGAGGACGACGGGCGGCGAGGTCGCCTCCCTGATCGGGAACGCGACCGCGCTGAAGTCGCTGCGGGCGGCCGACTTCGTGGACGACACCTTCGGTCTGCCCACGGTGACCGACATCCTGAAGGAGCTGGAGAAGCCGGGCCGCGACCCGCGCCCGGCGTTCCGGACGGCCACGTTCAAGGAGGGCGTCGAGAAGCTCGGCGATCTGTCTCCCGGGATGGTGCTGGAGGGCGTCGTCACGAACGTCGCCGCGTTCGGCGCGTTCGTCGACATCGGCGTCCACCAGGACGGTCTGGTGCATGTCTCGGCTCTGTCGAAGACCTTCGTGAAGGACCCCCGGGATGTCGTGAAGCCCGGGGACATCGTGAAGGTCAAGGTCATGGACGTCGACATTCCGCGCAAGCGGATCTCGTTGACGCTGCGGCTGGACGACGAGGACCGGCCGGCCGCGGGCGCCGGGTCCGGGCAGTCGGGACAGGGCGGTGGCCGGGGCGGCCGGCCGCCGAAGCAGCGGCAGGGACAGGCGCAGGGGCAGCAGCAGGCCGGCGGTCAGGCGGCGCGCGGTGAGCGCGGCCGGGACGGCCAGGGCGGCCGGGACCGGCGCGGTGGTGGCGGTGCGCCTCGTGGCGGGGGCGGTGCCGCTCGTGGTGGCACGGGGGCTCCCGCTCCGGCCAACAGCGCGATGGCCGACGCACTGCGGCGGGCCGGGCTGACGGATCCGCAGCAGGGCGGCCGGAAGCGCTGA
- a CDS encoding SCO6745 family protein, whose protein sequence is MSTLPPRAGRRCHHALNPFHSTVYFSPDLGKEFGELGIDNASAAYFAARGAALGAVGAGTVTATFYNFNHELVARHVPAVWSAATPAAVLDARLRAVDSTLRRLLGEETLASAELAEAARLALRATEACTRHARPLYAAHADLPVPEQPHLAYWHAATLLREHRGDAHVAALLAAGLDPVEALVSHTATGKGMPPRWILATRGWRRDDWDAAAERLRGRGLLDGEGGLTESGAALRAELEEATDRMDAAPYEHLGAAGVERLTELGRGFLFAAATAGAFPEDLTGKG, encoded by the coding sequence ATGAGTACTCTGCCGCCCCGCGCCGGACGCCGCTGTCACCACGCCCTCAACCCGTTCCACTCGACCGTCTACTTCTCCCCCGACCTCGGCAAGGAGTTCGGGGAGCTCGGCATCGACAATGCGAGCGCCGCCTACTTCGCCGCCCGCGGCGCCGCGCTGGGCGCGGTCGGCGCGGGCACGGTCACGGCGACCTTCTACAACTTCAACCATGAGCTGGTGGCCCGTCATGTGCCCGCCGTCTGGTCGGCCGCCACGCCCGCGGCGGTCCTCGACGCCCGGCTGCGGGCCGTCGACTCGACGCTGCGCCGGCTGCTCGGGGAGGAGACCCTCGCCTCCGCCGAGCTGGCCGAGGCGGCCCGGCTCGCGCTGCGCGCCACCGAGGCGTGCACCCGACACGCCCGGCCGTTGTACGCCGCCCACGCGGATCTGCCGGTGCCCGAGCAGCCGCATCTGGCGTACTGGCACGCCGCGACCCTGCTGCGCGAACACCGCGGCGACGCCCATGTCGCCGCCCTGCTCGCCGCCGGTCTCGACCCGGTCGAGGCCCTGGTCAGCCACACCGCGACCGGCAAGGGCATGCCGCCGCGCTGGATCCTCGCCACCCGGGGCTGGCGCCGCGACGACTGGGACGCCGCGGCCGAGCGGCTGCGCGGCCGCGGGCTGCTGGACGGCGAGGGCGGGTTGACCGAGTCCGGCGCGGCCCTGCGGGCGGAGCTGGAGGAGGCGACGGACCGGATGGACGCCGCACCGTACGAGCACCTGGGCGCGGCCGGTGTGGAGCGTCTGACGGAGCTGGGGCGCGGCTTCCTGTTCGCGGCGGCCACGGCGGGCGCGTTCCCCGAGGACCTGACCGGCAAGGGCTGA